The Armatimonadota bacterium genome includes a region encoding these proteins:
- a CDS encoding zinc ribbon domain-containing protein: protein MPIYEYRCTRCQHDFESFQPVGEAAPGCPQCGGDSRKVYSSVGLIFKGSGFHTTDYRKRSPSGNGDTAPKDPASTSGATPPSAPAASEKS from the coding sequence ATGCCGATCTATGAATACCGCTGCACGCGGTGCCAGCACGATTTCGAGAGCTTCCAGCCCGTGGGCGAGGCCGCGCCCGGTTGCCCGCAGTGCGGCGGGGATTCCAGGAAGGTGTACTCTTCGGTCGGGCTGATCTTCAAGGGCAGCGGGTTTCACACCACGGACTACCGGAAGAGATCGCCATCCGGCAACGGCGACACCGCACCGAAAGACCCTGCCAGCACCTCTGGGGCCACGCCGCCATCCGCGCCGGCCGCTTCCGAGAAGTCCTAG
- a CDS encoding DUF58 domain-containing protein: protein MTGAPLLLEPEFLARLERLTLRSRRLNRSGIRGERRSATMGRGVEFADYRPYQVGDDFRYVDWNIYSRLDRLFVKLFSEDEDVSVHLFVDSSGSMGWGSPSKLDYAVKTAAALGYIGLANLDRVGAVAFSDRAVRTLAPRRGRAGVLALFRFLAGITPSGTSDLAAALEEYAVRTRRRGILVVISDLMLPGGVEAGLRLARYHRFEPFLVHLLSDDELAPVLDGDLRLVDSETGSAVDVTADAASAAAYARARDRYFDEIERAALRLGVEYLRASTSIPFQDLVLRYLRRGGLIA, encoded by the coding sequence ATGACCGGGGCGCCGCTGCTGCTCGAACCGGAGTTCCTGGCGCGGCTGGAACGCCTCACGCTGCGCTCGCGCCGGTTGAACCGGAGCGGAATCCGGGGTGAGCGCCGCAGCGCGACGATGGGCCGCGGTGTGGAGTTTGCCGACTATCGTCCATACCAGGTCGGTGATGACTTCCGGTACGTGGACTGGAACATCTACTCACGCCTGGATCGCCTCTTCGTCAAGCTCTTCAGCGAGGACGAGGATGTCAGCGTGCACCTCTTCGTGGACTCCAGCGGATCAATGGGGTGGGGATCGCCCTCCAAGTTGGACTACGCGGTCAAGACCGCGGCCGCGCTCGGCTATATCGGATTGGCCAACCTGGACCGCGTGGGTGCGGTGGCCTTCAGCGATCGCGCGGTCCGCACGCTGGCGCCGCGCCGGGGAAGGGCAGGAGTCCTTGCTCTCTTTAGGTTCCTGGCGGGCATCACTCCCTCCGGCACGAGCGATCTCGCCGCGGCGCTGGAGGAGTATGCGGTCCGCACCCGGCGGCGCGGAATCCTGGTCGTGATCTCGGACCTGATGCTCCCCGGCGGGGTGGAGGCCGGGCTGCGCCTGGCCAGATACCATCGCTTCGAGCCCTTCCTTGTTCACCTGCTCTCTGACGACGAGCTGGCCCCGGTCCTCGACGGCGACCTGCGCCTTGTGGACAGCGAGACCGGCTCCGCCGTGGATGTCACCGCGGACGCCGCGTCTGCCGCGGCCTACGCGCGCGCACGGGACCGGTACTTTGATGAGATCGAGCGGGCCGCTCTGAGGCTTGGAGTGGAGTACCTGCGCGCTTCCACCTCGATCCCGTTCCAGGACCTGGTGCTCCGGTACCTGCGGCGGGGAGGGCTCATCGCCTGA
- a CDS encoding VWA domain-containing protein, translating to MVLGAPAALWWLALVPLVILLYMLRARREPRVVSSTLLWERAARDLVARMPVRRFERNLLLLLQVMAIALLSLALARPSISLPGLAGDGVIMVVDTSASMQATDVRPSRLAAAQQEARALLAGLSPRQPVALLAAGARPVMLVDFTTDRAVLGRALGGLRASDAGDSVAEALALAGSLRAHGRPAEVHLFGDQPPADPRVRWHRVGDGAPNAAVTAVHARTDALGNTRLLVRVEAFGGSFPDRALVVTAGGQTIARRNLDLVPGTPRTAVFDLGATSGEVAASLEGHDALAADDRAVAAAGREWLPRVLVAGEDNPVLDAALRAVPLAGFSRTDKIAPSEWGGADVVVLDRVPPTELAPGAYLLIGTVGSNLPVRVEGDAAEQVVRTVSATHRVMRMADLRGVRVGEAIALRPQAGTVLAEGDVPLVWAYEGRGIRAVVLPFSLAASDLPHSAAFPVLIANALDWLAGGGSALAPGSAPVVLAGPWRQAWLHDPAGSTRQVLARDGTFLLPPFERVGAYRLRTDGWERRWVVPAVDRRESELQVAPSPISTTAPPVRLPAHVPLARWLLGLASVLIAVEWWLWTRSLLPRPRRRKNLAALRMCVITLLVLGLAGVEIASAVGDLTVILTADRSDSIGPAGARRMRAFLDEARSRAGPGMRVGLVTFGYNSELEEAPSEHPRLAMASRPRTDGTNIAAAIQRAIPAFPAGAARRLVLLTDGQATAGDLAPALAEVRARGIELVVAPMASDPAPDVLVEEVTVPPLVSVGERAPVTVALRASAPAEAELRVRANGVLLLARDLNLRAGRTGVDLEVLAAQPGLLRIDATIEASPDAEPGNNRAFALGLISGGPSVVYTSERAGPLASLLESQRLSVRRISPAQLPGSAAGYHGTAAVVLDDVPAYLLSPGQMAALRDYVRIGGGGLVAVGGTQSFGIGGYAGTPLEEALPVSMDVRHRLAIPTMAVILVLDASGSMGGFGNELAKVELAKETAQSVVDLLGERDVVGVLAFDQAPRWLVQPTAASQRARILEEVSRIRAGGGTNLHPALVAAREALRGVEARVKHIIVLSDGQTDPGDFRGLATALASERITVSTVAIGRDADVEIMRSIAGWGRGRAYVAQDAYSIPRILAAEALLATRTYVVGERFTPRVAGTSAMVAELGPVPPLLGYLASVPKPSAEVILTSPHDDPILAAWNYGAGRAVAITTDARFRWTAPWSGWSGAARFWSQPVRWAMSRQTGSLDVHAETVGERVRIVLDARATDGSPYMGWEAAVTLVGDGGDAGTAPMLQTRPGWYEADLPLPPPGGYLVRVAASEGGRQTGRFALPMAVPYSPELRQVGLNRAVIAQMVEAAGARVVATPAEALAPPLSPERRSRPLWPLFGAMAMVGFAAEIALRRLPAIEQGLARAAAMAAAVVSKAPVPDDAEYAAADRWRIEDEAEAAARAASMETAARLYIARLRRQRTQWQEPGEDQPPEGRPFGR from the coding sequence ATGGTCCTCGGCGCGCCCGCAGCGCTCTGGTGGCTGGCCCTTGTTCCCCTGGTGATCCTGCTCTATATGCTGCGGGCGCGCCGGGAGCCCCGCGTGGTCTCCAGCACGCTGCTCTGGGAGCGGGCAGCGCGCGATCTCGTGGCCCGGATGCCGGTGCGCCGGTTCGAGCGCAATCTGCTCCTGCTGCTTCAGGTGATGGCGATTGCCCTCCTGTCGCTGGCGCTTGCCCGGCCCTCCATCTCGCTTCCAGGCCTTGCCGGCGACGGGGTGATCATGGTGGTGGACACCAGCGCCAGCATGCAGGCGACGGATGTCCGGCCCAGCCGCCTGGCCGCAGCGCAGCAGGAGGCCCGGGCGTTGCTGGCCGGGCTCTCTCCGCGCCAGCCCGTTGCGCTGCTCGCCGCGGGCGCCCGCCCTGTGATGCTCGTTGATTTCACAACCGATCGCGCCGTGCTGGGGAGGGCGCTTGGCGGCCTGCGGGCATCCGATGCCGGTGACTCGGTCGCCGAGGCGCTGGCGCTGGCCGGCAGCCTGCGTGCGCACGGACGGCCCGCAGAGGTGCACCTCTTTGGCGACCAGCCCCCGGCGGACCCGCGCGTGCGCTGGCACAGGGTCGGAGATGGGGCGCCCAACGCGGCCGTGACCGCGGTGCACGCGCGCACCGACGCCCTGGGCAACACGCGTCTGCTGGTAAGGGTTGAGGCCTTCGGCGGGAGTTTCCCTGATCGGGCGCTCGTGGTTACGGCAGGTGGGCAGACCATCGCCCGCCGTAACCTCGACCTCGTTCCCGGGACCCCCAGAACCGCTGTCTTCGACCTGGGCGCGACGAGCGGGGAGGTGGCGGCCTCGCTGGAGGGCCACGACGCGCTGGCCGCGGACGACCGGGCCGTGGCCGCGGCCGGCCGGGAATGGTTGCCGCGTGTGCTCGTGGCGGGCGAGGACAACCCGGTGCTGGATGCGGCACTGCGGGCTGTGCCCCTCGCAGGGTTCTCGCGCACCGACAAGATTGCGCCTTCGGAATGGGGAGGGGCCGATGTTGTGGTGCTCGACAGGGTGCCGCCGACCGAACTGGCTCCGGGCGCCTATCTGTTGATAGGTACCGTAGGTTCCAACCTGCCGGTGCGCGTCGAGGGTGACGCCGCCGAGCAGGTAGTCCGCACGGTATCTGCCACCCATAGGGTCATGCGTATGGCTGATTTGCGCGGCGTCCGTGTGGGTGAAGCCATTGCACTCCGGCCCCAAGCCGGCACCGTGTTGGCCGAGGGCGACGTACCGCTGGTGTGGGCCTACGAGGGGCGTGGCATCCGGGCCGTGGTGCTGCCGTTCTCGCTGGCAGCGAGCGATCTTCCACATAGCGCGGCTTTTCCGGTACTGATTGCCAATGCGCTGGACTGGCTTGCGGGCGGCGGCTCGGCGCTGGCGCCGGGCAGCGCACCGGTAGTGCTGGCCGGCCCCTGGCGTCAGGCCTGGCTGCACGATCCCGCGGGTAGTACCCGGCAGGTACTCGCCCGGGACGGCACTTTTCTGCTGCCGCCGTTCGAGCGCGTGGGTGCCTACCGGCTCCGAACCGACGGATGGGAACGGCGCTGGGTAGTGCCCGCCGTGGATCGGCGTGAGTCGGAACTCCAGGTCGCGCCTTCCCCTATCAGCACTACCGCGCCGCCCGTCCGGCTTCCGGCACATGTCCCGTTGGCGCGCTGGCTGCTTGGGCTCGCGTCGGTCCTGATCGCGGTGGAGTGGTGGCTGTGGACCCGCAGTCTGCTGCCGCGGCCGCGCAGGAGGAAGAACCTCGCGGCCCTGCGGATGTGTGTGATCACGCTTCTGGTGCTGGGCCTCGCCGGGGTTGAGATCGCATCCGCGGTGGGAGATCTGACCGTGATCCTAACCGCCGATCGCTCCGACAGCATCGGTCCGGCGGGCGCGCGGCGGATGCGTGCGTTCCTGGACGAGGCGCGGTCCCGGGCCGGTCCTGGCATGCGCGTTGGACTGGTGACATTTGGATACAATTCCGAACTGGAGGAGGCGCCCTCCGAGCATCCCAGACTGGCAATGGCATCGCGGCCGCGAACCGATGGCACCAACATAGCCGCGGCCATCCAGCGCGCCATCCCGGCCTTCCCCGCAGGTGCCGCGCGCCGGCTCGTGTTGCTGACCGACGGCCAGGCCACGGCCGGAGATCTTGCGCCGGCTCTCGCGGAGGTTCGGGCCCGCGGTATTGAACTGGTCGTGGCACCGATGGCGTCTGATCCTGCTCCGGACGTGCTGGTCGAAGAGGTTACGGTGCCGCCCCTGGTATCGGTGGGTGAGCGGGCACCAGTCACAGTAGCCCTGCGCGCATCCGCGCCGGCCGAGGCCGAGTTGCGCGTTCGGGCCAATGGGGTCCTGCTGCTCGCGCGGGACCTGAACCTGCGTGCGGGCCGGACCGGTGTGGACCTGGAGGTGTTGGCTGCGCAGCCCGGGCTGCTCCGCATAGACGCGACGATCGAGGCATCCCCGGACGCCGAGCCAGGAAACAACCGGGCGTTCGCGCTCGGGCTCATCTCTGGAGGGCCGTCGGTCGTCTATACGAGCGAGCGCGCGGGCCCGCTGGCATCCCTGCTGGAGTCGCAGCGGCTCTCCGTGCGCAGGATCTCGCCTGCCCAGCTTCCAGGATCAGCAGCAGGGTACCACGGAACCGCGGCCGTTGTGCTCGACGATGTGCCGGCATACCTGCTCTCTCCAGGGCAGATGGCCGCGCTGCGCGACTACGTCCGGATCGGCGGCGGCGGGCTGGTGGCAGTGGGCGGCACCCAGAGCTTCGGCATCGGCGGGTACGCCGGGACCCCGCTGGAGGAGGCGCTTCCCGTCAGCATGGACGTGCGGCACCGGCTGGCGATACCGACGATGGCCGTGATCCTGGTGCTCGATGCCTCCGGGAGCATGGGTGGTTTCGGCAACGAACTGGCCAAGGTGGAGCTGGCCAAGGAAACCGCTCAATCTGTGGTAGACCTGCTGGGAGAGCGCGACGTGGTTGGTGTCCTGGCCTTTGATCAGGCGCCCCGCTGGCTCGTGCAACCCACGGCCGCATCGCAGCGCGCACGCATCCTGGAAGAGGTGAGCCGTATCCGCGCCGGAGGCGGCACGAACCTGCATCCGGCGCTGGTGGCGGCACGCGAGGCGCTGCGAGGTGTAGAAGCCAGGGTCAAGCACATCATAGTGCTGTCGGACGGGCAGACCGATCCCGGCGACTTCCGCGGTCTTGCCACCGCGCTGGCCTCCGAACGGATCACCGTGAGCACGGTCGCCATAGGCCGTGACGCCGACGTCGAGATCATGCGCAGCATCGCGGGATGGGGCCGCGGCCGGGCGTACGTTGCCCAAGATGCCTACAGCATCCCCAGGATCCTCGCGGCAGAGGCGCTCCTGGCAACACGGACGTATGTGGTGGGGGAACGGTTCACCCCGCGCGTCGCCGGCACCTCGGCGATGGTTGCGGAGCTGGGACCGGTGCCCCCGCTGCTGGGCTACCTCGCGTCGGTGCCCAAGCCGTCCGCGGAGGTGATCCTGACCTCCCCTCACGACGATCCGATCCTGGCGGCATGGAACTACGGCGCCGGACGGGCAGTGGCGATTACGACCGACGCGCGGTTCCGGTGGACCGCTCCCTGGAGCGGTTGGAGCGGCGCGGCGCGGTTCTGGTCCCAGCCCGTGCGTTGGGCGATGAGCCGCCAGACCGGATCGCTGGACGTCCACGCCGAGACGGTCGGCGAGCGCGTGCGCATCGTGCTCGACGCGCGTGCCACCGACGGCTCTCCCTACATGGGCTGGGAGGCCGCCGTGACCCTTGTCGGCGACGGTGGCGACGCCGGAACAGCGCCCATGCTCCAGACCCGGCCGGGTTGGTACGAGGCCGACCTTCCGCTTCCGCCGCCCGGGGGGTATCTCGTCAGGGTGGCCGCGTCCGAGGGCGGCCGCCAGACGGGCCGGTTTGCGCTCCCGATGGCTGTACCGTACTCGCCGGAGCTCCGGCAGGTTGGGCTGAACCGAGCGGTGATCGCGCAAATGGTCGAGGCGGCAGGCGCGCGCGTCGTGGCAACGCCTGCCGAGGCCCTGGCCCCCCCGCTTTCTCCCGAGCGCAGGTCACGGCCGCTGTGGCCCCTCTTCGGTGCCATGGCTATGGTGGGGTTCGCGGCCGAGATCGCGCTCCGCCGCCTGCCGGCGATCGAGCAGGGCCTGGCGCGCGCGGCGGCGATGGCTGCGGCCGTTGTAAGCAAAGCGCCGGTCCCCGACGACGCCGAGTACGCCGCCGCCGATCGGTGGCGCATCGAGGATGAAGCCGAGGCAGCGGCCCGCGCCGCCTCCATGGAAACGGCGGCCCGCCTCTACATTGCGCGGCTGCGCCGCCAGCGCACCCAGTGGCAGGAGCCCGGGGAGGACCAGCCCCCGGAAGGAAGGCCGTTCGGTCGTTGA
- a CDS encoding methionine adenosyltransferase: protein MRNITVDVLSRTPVARHKVEIVERKGIGHPDSICDAIMERVSIALSREYLQRFGRILHHNIDKAFLVAGNAEIRLGGGIVTEPMRLIFGDRATAVANGEEIPVEEIAVDTAKVWIRENLRFVDSEKHVGYDVQIKPGAPELVDIFQREGAPVANDTSAAVGYAPLTPTEQAVLDIERMMNSRTFKEHFPEVGEDIKVMGFRKGDELHLTAAVAFVDRFIDSEATYIRRKAELHSAVSDRLATIQSFTRAQLYLNTLDEPGRGIGGMYLTVTGTSAESGDSGQVGRGNKVNGVIALNRPMGTEAAAGKNPVSHVGKIYTILTHQVANKIYHDVPGIDEVYVWLLSQIGSPVDQPKVAAAQLVLARHARRSAVERRVREILDYELANIRQLSQDLAEGRYPVC, encoded by the coding sequence ATGCGCAACATCACCGTGGACGTTCTGTCCCGCACGCCTGTAGCCCGCCACAAGGTCGAGATCGTGGAACGCAAGGGGATCGGTCATCCCGACTCGATCTGCGATGCGATCATGGAACGGGTCTCGATAGCGCTGAGCCGCGAATACCTGCAACGCTTTGGCCGGATTCTCCACCACAACATTGACAAGGCGTTCCTGGTGGCCGGCAACGCAGAGATCCGGTTGGGTGGGGGTATCGTGACCGAGCCGATGCGGCTGATCTTCGGCGATCGGGCGACCGCGGTGGCCAACGGTGAGGAGATCCCGGTAGAAGAGATCGCGGTGGACACCGCAAAGGTGTGGATTCGGGAGAACCTGCGCTTCGTGGACTCCGAGAAGCACGTGGGATACGACGTTCAGATCAAGCCCGGCGCCCCGGAGCTGGTGGACATATTCCAGCGCGAGGGCGCACCCGTGGCCAACGACACATCCGCCGCCGTGGGTTATGCGCCGCTTACGCCCACCGAGCAGGCCGTGCTGGACATAGAGCGCATGATGAACTCCCGTACCTTCAAGGAGCACTTCCCCGAAGTGGGGGAGGACATCAAGGTGATGGGATTCCGGAAGGGGGACGAGCTACACCTGACCGCGGCCGTGGCCTTTGTGGATCGGTTCATTGACAGCGAGGCCACCTACATCCGAAGGAAGGCCGAACTGCACTCGGCCGTGTCGGACCGGCTGGCAACGATACAATCCTTCACCAGGGCTCAACTGTACCTGAACACGCTCGACGAGCCAGGACGCGGCATCGGAGGCATGTACCTGACCGTGACCGGTACCTCTGCCGAGAGCGGTGACTCGGGCCAGGTGGGACGCGGGAACAAGGTGAATGGCGTCATCGCGCTTAACCGCCCGATGGGGACCGAGGCCGCGGCAGGCAAGAACCCGGTGTCGCACGTCGGCAAGATCTACACAATCCTGACGCACCAGGTCGCCAACAAGATCTACCATGACGTTCCCGGCATTGACGAGGTCTACGTATGGCTGCTCAGCCAGATCGGATCGCCCGTGGACCAGCCCAAGGTGGCCGCTGCCCAGCTCGTGCTGGCGCGGCACGCCCGTCGCAGCGCCGTGGAGCGAAGGGTGCGCGAGATCCTCGACTATGAACTGGCGAACATCCGGCAGCTGTCGCAGGATCTTGCCGAGGGACGCTACCCCGTCTGCTGA
- a CDS encoding rhomboid family intramembrane serine protease encodes MIPLRDSTRSASSPAVVYGLIAACVGAFLYAESLGSGAQMALYASLGAVPRAVTGGPWPDAWLGLITSIFLHGSWAHLGGNMLYLWIFGDNVEDAMGHGRFLVFYLVTGVLAGLAHVITSPSSPVPLIGASGAIAGVLGAYIVLYPRARILSLLVLGIFVRLAELPAVLVLSLWFVLQLLSGVAALGAPGVTTVAWWAHIGGFLAGAVLVPAFARRRGLRAE; translated from the coding sequence GTGATCCCACTGCGGGACAGCACCCGCTCCGCGTCGTCGCCCGCTGTCGTCTACGGCCTCATCGCCGCGTGCGTCGGTGCCTTCCTCTACGCAGAGAGCCTGGGCAGCGGCGCACAGATGGCCCTCTACGCTTCCCTGGGCGCGGTTCCCAGGGCCGTGACAGGCGGGCCGTGGCCCGATGCCTGGCTGGGCCTGATTACCTCGATCTTCCTGCACGGTAGCTGGGCTCACCTGGGCGGGAACATGCTCTACCTCTGGATCTTCGGGGACAACGTTGAAGACGCCATGGGGCACGGTCGGTTCCTGGTGTTCTACCTCGTCACCGGCGTGCTCGCTGGGCTGGCGCACGTGATCACCTCGCCGTCCTCGCCCGTTCCCCTGATAGGCGCGAGCGGCGCGATCGCAGGCGTGCTCGGCGCCTACATCGTCCTCTACCCGAGGGCGCGCATCCTGTCTCTTCTGGTGCTGGGGATCTTCGTTCGCCTGGCGGAGCTGCCGGCGGTGCTTGTGCTCTCCCTCTGGTTCGTTCTTCAGTTGCTGTCAGGCGTGGCAGCCCTGGGAGCGCCCGGTGTCACGACGGTGGCCTGGTGGGCACACATCGGGGGGTTCCTGGCCGGGGCCGTGCTCGTGCCCGCGTTCGCCAGGCGCCGCGGGCTCCGCGCGGAGTAG
- a CDS encoding MoxR family ATPase, which produces MDAATFRNTYAAIRREIQRVIVGHETLIEHVLYAMFANGHVLLEGVPGLGKTLLVKTLAQCLDLRYSRIQFTPDLMPADIIGTNVVVQDADGRRYFQFQRGPIFSQIVLADEINRATPKTQSALLEAMQERSVTAPGGPYVLEEPFLVLATQNPIEMEGTYPLPEAQIDRFMFKLKVESPTLRELLEIMDRTAGSTQPVPSVVATGVEIKAMQALAREVPAADHVRLLAARLVRATHAGDEAAGSLARRYVRYGSSPRGAQALLLAARVRALAEGRFNVSTDDIQAVAPGALRHRLILNFEGEAEGVDPDEVIRSILAEVPPTPAASWSP; this is translated from the coding sequence ATGGATGCCGCCACGTTCCGGAACACCTATGCCGCGATCCGCCGCGAGATCCAGCGGGTCATAGTCGGGCACGAGACGCTGATAGAGCACGTGCTGTACGCGATGTTCGCCAACGGCCATGTTCTGCTGGAAGGCGTCCCCGGGTTGGGCAAGACGCTGCTGGTCAAGACGCTGGCCCAGTGCCTGGACCTGCGTTATTCGCGGATACAGTTCACGCCCGACCTGATGCCCGCGGACATCATCGGCACGAACGTGGTGGTGCAGGACGCCGACGGCCGGCGCTACTTCCAGTTCCAGCGGGGGCCCATCTTCTCACAGATCGTTCTGGCCGACGAGATCAACCGCGCCACCCCCAAGACGCAGTCCGCGCTGCTGGAGGCGATGCAGGAGCGTAGCGTCACGGCGCCGGGCGGTCCATACGTGCTCGAGGAGCCGTTCCTGGTCCTGGCCACCCAGAACCCGATCGAGATGGAAGGGACCTACCCGTTGCCCGAGGCGCAGATTGACCGGTTCATGTTCAAGCTCAAGGTTGAATCCCCCACGCTGCGCGAGCTGCTGGAGATCATGGATCGGACAGCGGGCTCGACACAGCCGGTCCCGAGCGTTGTGGCAACCGGGGTTGAGATCAAGGCCATGCAGGCACTGGCACGTGAGGTGCCTGCGGCGGATCACGTCCGGCTGCTGGCCGCCAGGCTGGTGCGTGCCACCCATGCGGGCGACGAGGCGGCGGGTTCCCTAGCCCGCCGCTATGTCCGCTACGGCAGCAGTCCGAGGGGGGCGCAGGCACTGCTGCTTGCGGCCAGGGTGCGCGCCCTTGCCGAAGGCAGGTTCAACGTCAGCACGGATGACATCCAGGCCGTTGCCCCGGGCGCGTTGCGACACCGCCTCATCCTGAACTTCGAAGGCGAGGCCGAAGGGGTAGATCCTGACGAGGTGATCCGCAGCATCCTGGCCGAGGTTCCGCCGACCCCGGCTGCTTCCTGGAGTCCATGA
- a CDS encoding site-2 protease family protein — translation MTVVNNVLAAIAAFGAMIFVHELGHFLMARRAGVRVHVFALGFGPQIIGWLRGGTRYSINLIPLGGFVRMEGEDSQGGSGSDSFTSKSVGARMAIIAAGPIMNLLMAVVILAVAAGTGGIPTGPSARIGTVESGWPAAAAGLRSGDLIVSIDGVTMPNGERIIETIHRSAGRPLELRIRRGTQEFTVTVTPRLDPGRGVGRIGFSPEPLWKRLNPAAALSWGVERTGQLVAAVGRALVSLARERKLLDSLGGPVAAGSILAQAADSGAQVFFHVAAFLSVIIGFFNLLPLPALDGGRLAFLLVEAVRRRPLDPRREGLVHTIGFALLLLLLVGLTVRDVARL, via the coding sequence GTGACGGTTGTGAACAACGTACTGGCGGCGATAGCCGCGTTTGGCGCCATGATCTTCGTCCACGAGTTGGGGCACTTCCTGATGGCCCGCCGCGCCGGTGTGCGCGTCCACGTATTCGCCCTGGGGTTTGGTCCCCAGATCATCGGCTGGCTGCGGGGCGGGACGAGGTACTCCATCAACCTCATACCCCTGGGCGGTTTCGTGCGCATGGAGGGCGAGGACAGCCAGGGCGGCAGCGGCTCTGACAGCTTCACCTCCAAAAGCGTCGGCGCCCGGATGGCGATCATAGCCGCCGGCCCGATAATGAACCTGCTGATGGCCGTGGTCATCCTGGCCGTGGCCGCCGGAACCGGCGGGATCCCGACAGGACCCAGCGCGCGCATCGGTACCGTGGAGAGCGGTTGGCCTGCAGCGGCCGCCGGGCTCCGGAGCGGTGATCTGATCGTGTCCATAGACGGCGTCACCATGCCGAATGGGGAGCGCATCATCGAAACGATCCACCGCAGCGCCGGGCGGCCATTGGAGCTGCGCATACGCCGTGGCACGCAGGAGTTCACGGTGACCGTTACTCCCCGGCTGGACCCAGGGCGCGGCGTCGGCCGGATCGGGTTCTCGCCTGAGCCGCTCTGGAAGCGCCTCAACCCTGCGGCGGCCCTCTCCTGGGGCGTGGAGCGGACAGGGCAGCTCGTGGCCGCGGTAGGCAGGGCCCTGGTTTCCCTGGCCCGCGAGCGCAAGCTGCTGGACAGCCTGGGAGGGCCTGTGGCCGCAGGCAGCATCCTGGCGCAGGCGGCGGATTCAGGAGCTCAGGTGTTCTTTCACGTGGCCGCGTTTCTCAGCGTGATCATCGGGTTCTTCAACCTGCTGCCGCTGCCGGCGCTGGATGGAGGCCGCCTGGCCTTCCTGCTGGTGGAGGCGGTGCGCAGGCGTCCGCTCGACCCGCGCCGCGAGGGTCTGGTGCACACGATCGGGTTCGCCCTGCTGCTGTTGCTCCTGGTCGGGCTGACCGTACGCGACGTCGCACGACTGTAA
- the ispG gene encoding flavodoxin-dependent (E)-4-hydroxy-3-methylbut-2-enyl-diphosphate synthase, whose protein sequence is MHRLLTRKVKIGPVEIGGGAPVAVQSMTATDTRDVEATLAQIYQLAAEGCEIVRLAVPDAEAAAALAQIKSRSPLPVVADIHFDHRLALLALDAGVDKLRINPGNIGSRERTRIVARESRARGIPIRIGANVGSLSKAALRRFGGPCAGALVESALEDVRVLEDLEFHDIVISVKASDVPMMIEAYTSLSERTRYPLHVGVTEAGTAWAGGLKSAVGIGTVLARGIGDTIRVSLAADPVEEVRAAYEILKSLGLRSRGVQFVACPSCGRAEVDIIRIAQEVEQRLRHVPAPVKVAVMGCAVNGPGEARMADVGVACGRGMGLIFRDGGIVASLPEHELIDALMEAVWTIARERYGAVGPAP, encoded by the coding sequence ATGCACCGTCTGCTGACCCGCAAGGTCAAGATCGGGCCGGTGGAGATCGGCGGAGGTGCGCCGGTGGCCGTGCAGTCCATGACCGCCACCGACACGCGGGACGTTGAGGCAACGCTGGCCCAGATCTACCAGCTCGCTGCAGAAGGATGCGAGATCGTGCGACTTGCCGTGCCCGACGCCGAAGCCGCCGCGGCGCTGGCCCAGATCAAGTCCAGGAGCCCACTGCCGGTGGTCGCCGACATCCACTTCGACCATCGCCTGGCCCTCCTGGCCTTGGACGCCGGGGTGGACAAGCTGCGCATCAACCCGGGCAACATAGGCAGCCGCGAACGCACGCGTATCGTGGCGCGCGAATCCAGGGCGCGCGGGATCCCGATCCGAATCGGCGCCAACGTGGGCTCGCTGTCAAAGGCCGCGCTACGGAGATTCGGCGGGCCCTGCGCGGGCGCACTCGTGGAGAGCGCCCTGGAAGACGTGCGGGTTCTGGAGGACCTGGAGTTCCACGACATCGTCATCTCTGTCAAGGCGTCCGATGTGCCAATGATGATTGAGGCCTACACTTCGCTGAGCGAGCGGACCCGCTATCCGCTACACGTGGGCGTGACCGAAGCCGGCACCGCATGGGCCGGCGGCTTGAAGTCCGCGGTGGGGATCGGGACGGTGCTGGCCAGGGGGATCGGGGACACGATTAGGGTGTCGCTCGCGGCCGATCCCGTAGAGGAGGTACGGGCCGCATATGAGATCCTCAAGAGCCTGGGGCTTCGCTCGCGCGGGGTTCAGTTCGTGGCCTGTCCGTCCTGCGGCCGTGCCGAGGTGGACATCATCCGGATCGCCCAGGAAGTGGAACAGCGCCTCCGCCACGTCCCGGCCCCAGTGAAGGTGGCGGTGATGGGTTGCGCGGTAAACGGGCCGGGCGAGGCGCGCATGGCCGACGTCGGCGTGGCCTGCGGGCGGGGGATGGGGCTGATCTTCAGGGACGGGGGGATCGTGGCCAGTCTTCCGGAGCACGAACTGATTGACGCGCTCATGGAGGCGGTCTGGACGATTGCCCGCGAGCGGTACGGCGCGGTCGGGCCCGCCCCGTGA